The Apteryx mantelli isolate bAptMan1 chromosome Z, bAptMan1.hap1, whole genome shotgun sequence genome has a segment encoding these proteins:
- the CCDC125 gene encoding coiled-coil domain-containing protein 125 codes for MQDAEEDDMACGDLGNGLGRRPGGIYEAENLQNSSPLRSRKGSAKVCSSLLSTKRGDENDAAVLPCSKQNSSYDGSSEKPGVVVTSWTQQNSCESNSEVSNEELKQQLRDALEEVEILKVELEASQRQLEGKDEALRILQSVAVFNKATSHTKAMLQKTEEEKRALEKEINTLQWEIEFDQDRFKNIEETWTEKYDRICCENAALKETLKLRTEEVKTLKSENAILNQQCLEFLAMLDVKQQKVIQQNMSWNKSDLTDVTGLELAVLGACTCSASGGQPCSCAKMSAVTRKQLLQLKQEIELLKKSKDEAYIMADAFRIAFEQQLMQRKDQALRLAEVNKIKKETKFISWRRLKEDGHVKLQGNKKSLGQKLSGLLSSGVDCRKVEELDNPHEILKMLIDLLNDKEEALAHQRKVSYMLARTMEMKEDASEKNKENNTLRNRQYKALQSQGSTDLVYTCSQNLSSQNSICPISNTETFENSVKMLRKSYSWPSETMHYEENDSYGKTDETVVISI; via the exons ATGACATGGCATGTGGAGACTTGGGGAATGGACTTGGGAGAAGACCTGGAGGCATCTATGAAGCGGAAAATTTACAAAACTCCTCTCCACTTAGATCTAGGAAAGGGTCTGCAAAGGTTTGCAGCTCTCTCTTGTCAACAAAGAGAGGGGATGAAAATGATGCTGCAGTTCTTCcctgttcaaaacaaaacagttcctATGATGGATCGTCCGAAAAGCCTGGAGTTGTAGTCACTAGTTGGACCCAACAAAATAGCTGTG AGTCTAATTCTGAAGTATCGAATGAAGAACTAAAGCAACAACTTCGAGATGCTCTAGAG GAAGTTGAAATTTTAAAAGTTGAGCTTGAAGCTTCTCAAAGACAGCTTGAAGGAAAAGATGAAGCCCTAAGAATTCTACAGAGCGTG GCAGTATTTAATAAAGCCACTAGTCATACAAAAGCAATGCTTCAAaaaactgaggaagaaaagagagctTTAGAAAAG GAAATAAATACTTTGCAATGGGAAATTGAGTTTGATCAGGatagatttaaaaatatagaAGAGACATGGACAGAAAAATATGACAG GATATGTTGTGAAAATGCAGCTCTTAAGGAAACATTGAAACTGAGAACAGAAGAAGTTAAAACTCTTAAATCTGAAAATGCAA TTTTGAATCAGCAGTGCTTGGAATTTCTTGCAATGCTTGATGTGAAACAACAAAAGGTTATTCAGCAAAATATGTCCTGGAATAAAAGTGACCTTACAGATGTTACAGGTCTTGAA CTGGCAGTTCTTGGAGCCTGCACCTGCAGTGCTTCTGGAGGGCAACCTTGTTCCTGTGCTAAAATGTCAGCTGTAACTCGAAAGCAACTTCTACAGCTCAAGCAAGAG ATTGAACTTCTAAAGAAGAGTAAAGATGAAGCTTATATAATGGCAGATGCCTTCAGAATTGCATTTGAGCAGCAGCTAATGCAGAGGAAGGACCAGGCCCTGAGGCTTGCAGAAGTGAATaagattaaaaaggaaacaaaatttatAAGCTGGAGACGTCTGAAAGAGGATG GACATGTCAAGTtgcaaggaaacaagaaaagtctGGGACAAAAATTATCAGGCCTGCTGTCTTCAGGTGTGGACTGTAGGAAAGTTGAAGAACTAGACAATCCTCATGAAATCCTTAAGATGTTAATTGATTTg ctAAATGACAAAGAAGAGGCTTTGGCTCATCAGAGAAAAGTTAGTTACATGCTAGCTCGCACAATGGAGATGAAAGAGgatgcttcagaaaaaaataaagaaaataacactCTGAGGAATCGTCAGTATAAAGCCTTGCAATCCCAAGGGTCAACTGATCTTGTATACACGTGCAGCCAAAACCTCAGTTCTCAAAACAGTATTTGTCCTATTTCCAATACAGAAACATTTGAAAATTCAGTAAAAATGCTTCGAAAATCGTATTCTTGGCCATCAGAGACTATGCACTATGAAGAAAATGATTCGTATGGAAAAACAGATGAAACTGTTGTGATCTCAATATAG